A portion of the Psilocybe cubensis strain MGC-MH-2018 chromosome 10, whole genome shotgun sequence genome contains these proteins:
- a CDS encoding Nucleolin 2, with translation MFSALRQQARLSLRIASRAAVPASRTLSSLTLRQAVVAPALATRAFSSAKVWAYEREGERDNTPSPPSESLYVGNMPWDMTKEDLLELFSQFGQVVNVRIQTHADGRPRGFAHITFSTQEAATAAMNSSAAEPFHVAGRDLFLDYARQNRSLPPLAPNKKLYFPQYYEDEDSLRQLFSEFKDQITSIYFIRDGNTGEKTNAGFIEFTSTEVATEALDKLNKTPTGDNTFLSLSYSRPPRREARRMGRQDNQTPYTNRGYQPRARDY, from the exons ATGTTCTCCGCTCTCCGTCAACAAGCCAGGCTCAGCCTGCGCATTGCCTCTCGCGCTGCTGTTCCTGCTTCAAGGACGCTGAGCTCGCTGACTCTCCGACAGGCCGTTGTTGCGCCCGCACTGGCCACTCGGGCGTTCTCGTCTGCAAAAGTGTGGGCATACGAACGCGAAGGCGAGCGCGACAACACACCTTCCCCTCCTTCGGAGTCTCTCTATGTTGGGAACATGCCTTGGGATATGACCAAGGAGGACCTTCTTGAACTTTTCTCGCAGTTTGGTCAAGTCGTCAACGTCCGCATCC AGACACATGCAGACGGTCGTCCTCGTGGATTTGCCCACATTACCTTTTCTACCCAAGAGGCGGCTACCGCTGCTATGAACTCTTCAGCTGCGGAGCCTTTCCATGTTGCTGGCCGTGACCTCTTCCTCGATTACGCTCGTCAAAACAGGAGTTTGCCCCCCCTTGCGCCCAACAAGAAGCTCTATTTCCCTCAGTActacgaggatgaagattcTCTCCGACAGCTCTTTTCAGAGTTCAAGGACCAGATCACCTCAATCTACTTCA TCCGTGATGGAAACACCGGAGAGAAGACTAATGCAGGGTTCATTGAGTTCACCAGCACTGAAGTTGCTACAGAAGCGTTGGACAAGCTTAACAAGACCCCCACGGGTGACAATACCTTCCTCTCCCTTTCATACTCTCGTCCCCCAAGGCGTGAAGCTAGACGTATGGGGAGGCAGGACAACCAGACCCCTTACACCAACCGTGGATACCAGCCGAGGGCTCGTGACTACTGA
- a CDS encoding Isonitrile hydratase has protein sequence MTYPKKLDIGLVLLPGYQWLDAAGPVDYLNNHSSAIVNGISFLPESMKEKAPVINWHYIASDLTPIQSTSGPLQLPSCTFADCPPLDCIFVPGPRDIFTLPNGFAEFLKARLEDPKLFALLLVCTASLCVAATGILDGKEVASNKFVLRDLAAEGTLEKGYFKKVKWVGDKRFTVDGKVWSSAGITAGLDLAAEFARVYVAKELVDMAQEMSEYRPNPAQPDPFAYMLDGTMSSQEPPRVLNLGLVLIPGYQWLDGAGPVDYLNNHSHALASLLSTLPRSTYDKAPIMKWHYISSDMTPIQATSGPLQLPSCTYADCPPLDCIFIPGPTDLLSTPKGFTEFIKARLEDPKLIALLMICTASFLVASTGILEGRAVASNKLALRDLAAAGLLESNEHFKKVKWVTDKRFTVDGKLWSSAGITAGLDLAAEFARVHFAKEVGIMAQEISEYKPNPADPDPFAYILEGVKV, from the exons ATGACTTACCCCAAAAAACTCGACATCGGtcttgttcttcttcctggATACCAATGGCTCGATGCCGCGGGACCAGTCGACTACTTAAACAACCACTCCAGTGCAATTGTAAATGGAATCTCCTTCCTCCCTGAATCCATGAAAGAAAAAGCCCCTGTAATAAACTGGCACTACATCGCCTCCGACCTCACACCGATACAGTCCACATCCGGACCACTCCAGCTCCCTTCATGCACATTTGCAGACTGCCCCCCTCTAGATTGCATATTTGTCCCAGGACCAAGGGATATTTTTACGCTTCCCAATGGCTTCGCAGAGTTTCTCAAAGCACGCCTGGAGGACCCTAAGCTCTTCGCCCTCCTCTTAGTTTGCACCGCATCCCTCTGTGTCGCAGCAACCGGCATCCTTGACGGAAAAGAGGTGGCGAGTAACAAGTTCGTATTGCGCGACCTTGCCGCCGAAGGCACACTGGAGAAGGGATATTTTAAAAAGGTGAAGTGGGTTGGGGATAAGCGCTTTACAGTAGATGGCAAGGTGTGGAGTTCGGCCGGGATTACGGCCGGGTTGGATCTTGCGGCAGAGTTTGCACGAGTCTATGTAGCGAAAGAACTTGTCGATATGGCCCAGGAGATGTCGGAATATAGACCCAACCCAGCACAGCCGGATCCCTTTGCTTATATGCTAGACGGA ACTATGTCTTCTCAAGAGCCTCCTCGAGTGCTTAACCTAGGACTTGTCCTAATCCCTGGCTATCAATGGCTCGACGGTGCAGGTCCCGTCGACTACCTCAATAACCACTCTCACGCATTAGCCAGTCTCCTCTCGACACTGCCCAGATCGACATACGACAAGGCGCCGATCATGAAATGGCACTATATCTCCTCTGATATGACGCCCATCCAAGCCACATCAGGGCCGCTCCAGCTGCCCTCATGCACATACGCAGATTGCCCCCCTCTAGACTGCATATTCATCCCAGGCCCTACAGACCTCCTCAGCACGCCCAAGGGATTCACTGAGTTCATCAAAGCGCGTCTCGAAGACCCTAAACTTATTGCACTGCTCATGATCTGCACAGCGTCGTTCCTCGTCGCATCGACAGGCATTCTAGAAGGACGGGCCGTAGCGAGCAATAAACTTGCCCTGCGAGATTTAGCCGCTGCGGGGTTATTGGAGTCTAACGAGCACTTCAAAAAGGTCAAATGGGTTACGGATAAGAGGTTCACGGTCGACGGAAAGTTGTGGAGTTCTGCTGGGATTACCGCTGGTTTGGACCTCGCTGCCGAGTTTGCCAGGGTTCATTTTGCAAAGGAGGTCGGAATCATGGCGCAGGAGATATCTGAATATAAACCCAATCCTGCAGATCCGGACCCATTCGCTTATATTTTGGAGGGGGTAAAGGTATGA
- a CDS encoding Dehydrogenase aclE, with protein sequence MTQEKIRVGFVGLSANSGWAASTLGPALVHPSVRDKYDLVAVSTTSEASAKASAEKQSQAVGHPVKAYFGDASAIASDPDVDLVAVAVKAPYHKQIVLKAIEAKKDFFVEWPAGTSTKETEEIAAAAQKQGVKSLVGLQGRNALVTQKVKELLASGVIGKVRSTNVIAHHPREINYHVPYNFEENAYLLERKNGVTMFSIAVGHQLDILTHVLGDFASVSATSAQFYPVVTILGKDLKPTGKTFDAQNEDHFAITGILKSGVMANIFWRSGYSSTEGRRQYIWEIEGEEGTIRLESNHILGAFPAMIESELYLNGKKLEGHGNGVVTVSEAWKEFATGKGSYATIDDAVKHHRLLDAIETSAKEGRRVNL encoded by the exons ATGACACAAGAGAAGATCAGAGTCGGTTTCGTCGGTTTGTCTGCCAACTCGGGATGGGCAGCGAGCACTTTAGGCCCAGCACTGGTTCACCCCTCCGTACGCGACAAATATGACCTCGTCGCAGTCTCCACGACCTCAGAAGCGTCAGCCAAGGCATCGGCAGAAAAACAATCCCAAGCGGTAGGCCATCCGGTCAAAGCATATTTTGGCGATGCCTCCGCCATAGCTTCCGACCCAGACGTCGATCTCGTGGCCGTCGCAGTCAAGGCACCCTATCATAAGCAAATCGTCCTCAAGGCTATTGAGGCGAAGAAGGACTTCTTCGTTGAGTGGCCAGCCGGCACTTCTACAAAAGAAACCGAGGAGATTGCAGCTGCAGCTCAGAAACAAGGCGTCAAGTCTCTGGTTGGGTTACAGGGGCGCAACGCGCTCGTTACTCAGAAG GTCAAAGAACTGCTGGCGTCTGGAGTTATAGGCAAAGTCCGATCCACAAACGTC ATCGCACACCATCCGAGGGAGATCAATTACCACGTACCATACAATTTCGAAGAAAATGCGTACCTTTTAGAAAGGAAAAATG GCGTTACTATGTTCAGCATTGCTGTTGGCCACCAGCTCGATATCCTGACACACGTACTGGGAGATTTTGCGAGCGTATCGGCAACTAGCGCACAGTTCTATCCCGTCGTGACCATCCTGGGTAAGGATCTAAAGCCGACAGGGAAGACATTCGATGCCCAGAACGAAGATCACTTTGCCATTACTGGCATCCTCAAGTCAGGCGTCATGGCAAACATTTTCTGGCGATCTGGATATTCTTCAACGGAAGGAAGACGCCAATACATCTGGGAGATTGAAGGCGAAGAGGGCACCATCAGACTCGAGTCAAACCATATCTTGGGCGCGTTCCCCGCCATGATAGAGTCCGAACTGTATCTTAATGGCAAGAAGCTGGAGGGCCATGGAAATGGTGTTGTGACTGTCAGTGAGGCATGGAAGGAGTTTGCGACTGGAAAAGGATCCTACGCCACGATTGACGACGCAGTCAAGCACCATCGGCTCTTGGATGCAATCGAAACTAGTGCCAAAGAGGGTAGAAGGGTTAACTTGTGA
- a CDS encoding Microsomal glutathione S-transferase 3, with amino-acid sequence MAHTVEIPEGLGYVGASLVSVVFLLIGQSQVVATYRKKAGIAYPQLYAEKAEAEKSQDAHLFNCAQRAAQQTLEQMPIVLILSAINGFKYPILTAGTITLWTVSRISFTRGYITGDPKKRGSALNYLGQLGLIGTFSSGLHYTTADFCFRPRGIINFYVSNVVVASSQLVKT; translated from the exons ATGGCTCATACAGTGGAAATCCCGGAGGG ACTTGGCTATGTCGGCGCGTCCCTGGTTAGCGTAGTGTTTCTTTTGATTGGGCAAAGCCAAGTCGTTGCTACGTACCGCAAAAAAGCTGGAATTGCATACCCTCAAT tgtacgcagaaaAGGCAGAGGCCGAGAAGTCCCAAGATGCCCACCTTTTCAACTGTGCACAAC GTGCTGCTCAGCAGACTCTAGAGCAGATGCCCATTGTGCTAATTCT CTCTGCAATAAACGGGTTTAAATATCCCATTCTCACAGCAGGAACGATAACCTTGTGGACTGTCTCGCGTATATCGTTCACGCGTGGTTATATTACTGGAGATCCTAAGAAG CGTGGCTCAGCTCTTAACTACCTCGGCCAGCTGGGCCTTATTGGTACATTTTCTTCAGGTCTTCACTATACCACGGCTGACTTTTGTTTTAGGCCTCGTGG CATAATCAACTTTTATGTATCAAATGTGGTCGTTGCAAGCTCTCAACTTGTAAAGACATAA
- a CDS encoding Protein ABC1-like protein, mitochondrial (Protein ABC1 homolog, mitochondrial), whose translation MPPGPAYNWLCVLASTAEILSNAARYRAAQVAPNYLATSYANPRKRRRTEDTEWQQTVEHVNDGPQSSSGSALASQYAAREALVEDIRPTVAAAPVVERIIVEEIQIPEADVRKLSEQSEPASDASPVVDTSLKPEDPNVEELAAQKPAASLAAGLESYPPQMSRNLQSSKVPSSRIGRLFHYGGLAASLTYGAASEVLRRTGSGTSGESSVMMTEANIRRLVSKLSQMRGAALKLGQFMSIQDTHILPPEIDKIFRRVQDSAHYMPDWQMEQVMTQSLGPSWLDNFVSFDRIPFAAASIGQVHTAVLAASVSPTGKEERVAVKIQFPNIVNSIESDLGYIKMLLTAGKLLPKGLFLDKTISVMKGELADECDYVREASFLKTFGSPDCLGNDPRFKVPWVWDGSTATVLVMERVDGVNVGEANAQNLTQQDRNDISAWIIELCLKELFEFRAMQTDPNWTNFLWNSKTRQVELVDFGATRTYSKEFMDSWLALLQAAAVGDRDTCIDWSRKVGYLTGEENEVMLNAHVNSMTLLATPFKAETRQPFSFGPGSQWADITAEIRAQIPVMLAHRLTPPPKETYSLNRKLSGSFLLASRLGAEVDTKVIWDKVVGKYRFG comes from the exons ATGCCTCCAGGCCCTGCTTACAACTGGCTATGCGTCCTTGCTTCGACCGCTGAGATTTTATCGAATGCGGCGCGGTACAGAGCCGCTCAGGTTGCTCCGAATTACCTTGCCACTTCGTATGCCAACCCGAGAAAACGGAGAAGGACTGAAGACACAGAATGGCAGCAGACGGTAGAGCATGTGAATGATGGTCCCCAGTCTTCCTCAGGCAGCGCCCTTGCTTCCCAGTACGCGGCTCGGGAAGCACTCGTCGAGGACATCCGACCCACCGTCGCCGCCGCACCGGTAGTCGAACGTATCATTGTAGAGGAGATTCAGATCCCAGAAGCAGACGTTCGAAAGCTCTCAGAACAATCTGAGCCTGCCTCTGACGCGTCCCCTGTGGTTGACACTTCTCTCAAACCGGAGGACCCAAATGTTGAAGAGCTTGCCGCCCAAAAACCA GCTGCTTCTTTAGCTGCTGGATTGGAATCATACCCACCTCAGATGTCACGCAATTTGCAGTCTTCAAAGGTACCTTCCTCTAGAATAGGGAGGCTATTCCATTACGGAG GGTTGGCAGCCTCTTTGACCTATGGGGCAGCGTCTGAAGTATTGCGAAGGACAGGCTCGGGGACGTCTGGCGAATCTTCCGTGATGATGACAGAGGCCAACATTAGACGGCTAGTTTCTAAACTTTCACAAATGAGGGGGGCGGCGTTGAAGCTGGGACAGTTTATGAGTATACAAG ATACCCATATCCTCCCACCCGAAATCGACAAAATATTCCGTAGGGTCCAAGATAGCGCGCATTATATGCCCGACTGGCAAATGGAG CAAGTCATGACTCAATCACTCGGCCCGTCATGGTTAGACAATTTTGTCAGTTTTGATAGAATACCTTTTGCTGCAGCCTCGATTGGCCAGGTCCATACCGCCGTGCTTGCAGCGTCTGTATCTCCAACTGGGAAAGAGGAACGCGTCGCTGTGAAAATTCAATTCCCCAACATCGTCAATTCGATAGAGAGTGACCTTGGATATATCAAAATGCTGTTGACTGCTGGAAAGCTGCTTCCAAAAGGGCTCTTTTTGGACAAGACAATATCG GTCATGAAAGGCGAATTGGCGGATGAATGTGACTACGTCCGCGAAGCCTCTTTCCTTAAAACATTCGGGTCCCCTGATTGTTTAGGCAATGACCCCCGATTCAAGGTCCCATGGGTTTGGGATGGTAGCACCGCTACGGTCTTGGTCATGGAACGAGTAGATGGTGTTAACGTCGGAGAAGCGAACGCGCAGAATCTCACACAACAGGACCGAAACGAT ATATCGGCATGGATCATAGAACTCTGTCTCAAAGAGCTTTTTGAATTCAGAGCAATGCAGACCGATCCCAACTGGACCAATTTCCTGTGGAACTCGAAGACTAGACAA GTCGAATTAGTTGACTTTGGAGCAACTCGAACATACTCAAAGGAATTTATGGACAGTTGGTTGGCACTTCTACAAGCCGCAGCCGTTGGCGACCGCGACACATGTATCGACTGGAGTCGGAAAGTTGGCTACCTGACAGgcgaagaaaatgaa GTTATGCTGAACGCACATGTCAACTCGATGACGCTCCTCGCCACTCCATTCAAAGCCGAGACGCGCCAGCCTTTCTCGTTTGGGCCAGGGTCGCAATGGGCGGATATCACAGCTGAGATTCGCGCACAGATTCCGGTCATGTTGGCCCATCGCCTTACTCCGCCGCCAAAAGAAACGTACAGTTTGAACCG AAAATTGAGTGGTTCATTCTTGCTTGCGTCGCGCCTCGGAGCTGAAGTAGACACAAAAGTTATCTGGGACAAGGTCGTCGGAAAATATAGATTTGGGTGA